The proteins below are encoded in one region of Bosea sp. BIWAKO-01:
- a CDS encoding uroporphyrinogen-III synthase produces the protein MRVFVFRPQADAERSARALTAHGHEPIVAPLFDVVRLSEPVPKGTFAALILTSGNAVPALADAPAAWRDLPVFTVGARTAAKMRDAGFEDARSADGDRNDLIALIQRNIATPARLLLVAGRDRHDDIAERLGKAGYEIANWTAYAAEAKPSLPEVAAANLRDGRAEAALHYSPRGAQTFLALTRASALSQQALELTHVTLSAEVAAPLIAAGASTVLVAEYPEEAALLAALDQVTARNRRAGDVRQAVTAPAGVETDKDAMSEPQTATPRGRHRRTPPTIDGKVEEAVTAASETASSETDQAPPAAPPTSEFAPGSTSPAPEPVGLAPSEPAPPTSGEPSPPPRLPWAALAATGLIGGILGAGLMTLVGSRATPDTSEQQIAELKGRIETLQRTTTNLQSAVTSLPQRAALEALDRRVSATSEAAANAAAEAKTVAARLAELANAPAPATAENSSAIAGLTQRLGTVETLAKSAASPSPQAFAAARIVLAERIQGALSAGRPFTADIAALGKGGGSAEQLAALSAVATTGAPTQDALLAQFRVHRAMFDREMTPAAKDWQDRLLGLASKVVTIRPVGDTGANDPATLVIRLENALAHSEFGKAAGLWAQLPEPARRDTAEFGTSLQKRAAADAAIGRVAQDAVAALGAGG, from the coding sequence GCACTCGCCGACGCGCCAGCCGCCTGGCGGGACCTGCCGGTTTTCACCGTCGGGGCGCGGACGGCCGCGAAGATGCGCGACGCCGGTTTCGAGGATGCCCGCAGTGCCGATGGCGACCGCAACGACCTGATCGCTCTGATCCAGCGCAACATCGCCACGCCAGCACGCCTGCTTCTGGTCGCTGGCCGGGACCGGCATGACGATATCGCGGAGCGCCTGGGCAAGGCCGGCTACGAGATTGCGAACTGGACGGCCTATGCGGCAGAAGCCAAGCCCAGCCTGCCTGAAGTGGCCGCAGCCAACCTGCGGGACGGGCGCGCCGAAGCCGCGCTTCACTATTCACCACGCGGCGCCCAGACCTTCCTCGCCCTGACACGCGCCTCCGCTCTCAGTCAACAGGCGCTGGAACTGACGCATGTCACGCTTTCGGCGGAGGTTGCGGCCCCCTTGATCGCAGCAGGCGCCAGCACGGTCCTGGTCGCCGAATACCCGGAAGAAGCGGCCCTGCTGGCCGCACTGGATCAAGTGACCGCTCGCAATCGTCGCGCTGGGGATGTTAGACAGGCCGTGACCGCGCCGGCCGGCGTCGAGACGGACAAGGATGCGATGAGCGAGCCGCAGACAGCCACGCCGCGCGGACGCCACCGGCGAACTCCCCCGACCATCGACGGCAAGGTCGAGGAGGCGGTGACCGCGGCATCGGAAACCGCTTCATCAGAGACTGACCAGGCTCCCCCCGCAGCCCCGCCAACCAGTGAATTCGCACCCGGGAGCACATCTCCGGCGCCCGAGCCCGTTGGCTTGGCTCCATCCGAGCCAGCGCCGCCCACTTCGGGTGAGCCATCTCCCCCTCCGCGGCTGCCATGGGCTGCTCTGGCCGCGACCGGCCTGATCGGCGGCATCCTTGGGGCGGGTCTCATGACACTGGTTGGTTCCCGCGCGACGCCCGATACCAGCGAACAGCAGATCGCCGAGCTGAAGGGGCGCATCGAGACCCTGCAGCGCACGACGACCAATCTGCAAAGTGCTGTCACAAGCCTGCCGCAGCGCGCAGCGCTGGAGGCGCTCGATCGCCGGGTGAGTGCGACATCGGAAGCCGCCGCCAATGCCGCCGCGGAGGCAAAGACCGTCGCGGCACGGCTGGCGGAACTCGCAAACGCTCCTGCCCCAGCCACGGCCGAGAACAGCTCGGCCATCGCCGGGCTGACGCAACGCCTCGGCACCGTCGAGACGCTGGCCAAGTCCGCGGCCTCGCCGAGCCCGCAGGCGTTTGCCGCCGCGCGCATCGTGCTCGCCGAACGCATCCAGGGCGCGCTTTCCGCGGGCCGGCCCTTCACGGCCGATATCGCGGCTCTCGGCAAGGGGGGCGGCTCGGCCGAACAACTGGCCGCCCTTTCCGCCGTCGCCACGACCGGCGCACCGACGCAGGATGCGCTGCTGGCGCAATTCCGGGTTCATCGCGCCATGTTCGATCGTGAAATGACGCCAGCCGCCAAGGATTGGCAGGATCGCCTGCTTGGGCTCGCCAGCAAGGTCGTCACCATTCGCCCGGTCGGAGATACCGGCGCAAACGACCCTGCAACGTTGGTGATCCGCCTGGAGAATGCGCTTGCGCATAGCGAATTCGGCAAGGCCGCCGGCCTCTGGGCTCAATTGCCCGAGCCGGCGCGGCGGGACACTGCCGAGTTCGGCACCAGTTTACAGAAGCGGGCTGCCGCTGACGCCGCGATCGGCAGGGTTGCACAGGATGCGGTTGCCGCGCTCGGCGCGGGTGGCTGA
- a CDS encoding RluA family pseudouridine synthase gives MRLDKALAMLAGEISRARLQQVIREGGVSLNGAVAGDPSRKVAAGDVLTLVMPAARPPAPVGQSIPLEVVYEDDALIVINKPAGLVVHPAGGHEDGTLVNALIAHCGDSLSGIGGVRRPGIVHRLDKDTSGLLVVAKTDKAHQGLAKQFADHGRTGPLERAYLALVWGTPRRPHGTIEAALERSHRNREKMAVVAEGRGREAITHFTVLERYPPLLRGQEETEALASLIECRLETGRTHQIRVHMSHLGHPLLGDQLYGSGYMTKASRLPDRARDALAALGRQALHATVLGFAHPVTEEDMYFEAPPPVDFANMQAELAAL, from the coding sequence ATGCGCCTCGACAAGGCGCTCGCCATGCTTGCCGGCGAAATCTCACGCGCCCGCCTGCAGCAGGTCATCCGGGAGGGGGGTGTGAGCCTCAACGGCGCGGTCGCAGGCGATCCGAGCCGAAAGGTCGCCGCCGGCGACGTCCTGACCCTGGTCATGCCTGCGGCCAGGCCACCCGCGCCCGTGGGCCAATCGATTCCGCTCGAGGTCGTCTATGAGGACGATGCCCTGATCGTGATCAACAAGCCGGCCGGCCTCGTCGTCCATCCCGCGGGGGGACATGAGGACGGCACGTTGGTCAATGCGTTGATCGCTCATTGCGGAGACAGCCTCTCCGGCATTGGCGGCGTCAGACGGCCCGGCATCGTGCATCGGCTCGACAAGGATACCAGCGGGCTTCTTGTCGTGGCCAAGACCGACAAGGCCCATCAGGGACTTGCCAAGCAGTTTGCCGACCATGGCCGCACCGGGCCGCTGGAGCGCGCCTATCTCGCGCTGGTCTGGGGTACGCCGCGCCGGCCGCATGGCACGATCGAGGCCGCACTCGAACGTTCGCACCGCAACCGCGAGAAGATGGCGGTCGTTGCCGAAGGCCGCGGCCGCGAGGCAATCACCCACTTCACCGTCCTGGAGCGCTATCCGCCGCTGCTTCGTGGACAGGAGGAGACCGAAGCCCTGGCCAGCCTGATCGAGTGCAGGCTGGAAACCGGCCGCACGCATCAGATCCGCGTCCATATGAGCCATCTCGGCCATCCCTTGCTGGGCGACCAGCTCTACGGCTCAGGCTACATGACCAAGGCAAGCCGCCTTCCCGACCGCGCACGCGATGCGCTGGCCGCCCTCGGCCGGCAGGCACTCCATGCCACGGTACTCGGCTTTGCCCATCCTGTGACGGAAGAGGACATGTATTTCGAAGCGCCTCCGCCCGTCGATTTTGCAAATATGCAAGCGGAACTCGCGGCCCTGTGA
- a CDS encoding heme biosynthesis protein HemY, whose product MVRVLLYLFVIACLAVGAVWLADRPGEVSVLWQGYRIETSVAIAAIGVIILAFLAMLGWAAVRFILGLPSAFSFASRARRRARGFEAVSRGMVAIGAGDPVAAGRYAVDARKFSGNEPLTLLLEAQTAQLSGDRGRAEAAFKAMLDKPETRVLGLRGLFVEARRRGDMTAARAFADDAVRRSPSLAWANDALLDFHTSAGDWQAARTAVERRAALRLAEKADAKRQRAVLLAAEALDAKGSEPEKALAAALEATKLAPGLTPAAALAGRMLAERGDIRKAAKLLEAAWREVPHPDIAAAYLDVRPGDSAQDRLARAETLVRFRPADPEGVLALAGAAIHARDFAKARQALKPLLAGGASVRVCLLMAELEEAEHGSAGRVREWLSRATRAPRDAAWVADGLVSDHWLPVSPISGRLDAFVWTVPPATLGSQAPAIDDVLADLDDSAPLLEGRAETMATVETAEPVIEQATLVAPEPAKTEPAKPAGDEKPATEPVAKVEPAVAAKLPTPVIEAAAAPATSASVRDHRPSPVIFPVSHAPDDPGPEDVQPAAAAKAKFRLFG is encoded by the coding sequence ATGGTTCGCGTGCTGCTCTATCTCTTTGTCATTGCCTGCCTCGCGGTTGGTGCCGTCTGGCTGGCCGACCGCCCCGGCGAGGTCTCGGTCCTCTGGCAGGGCTACCGCATCGAGACGAGCGTCGCGATCGCGGCGATCGGCGTCATCATTCTGGCCTTCCTTGCCATGCTCGGATGGGCCGCGGTGCGCTTCATTCTCGGCCTGCCCTCGGCCTTCAGTTTCGCCTCGCGAGCACGGCGTCGGGCCCGCGGCTTCGAGGCCGTCTCCCGCGGCATGGTCGCGATCGGTGCGGGTGATCCGGTGGCAGCCGGCCGCTACGCCGTCGACGCCCGCAAGTTTTCCGGCAACGAGCCGCTGACCCTGCTGCTGGAAGCACAGACGGCCCAGCTCTCGGGCGACCGGGGCCGCGCGGAAGCCGCTTTCAAGGCCATGCTCGACAAGCCGGAAACACGCGTGCTCGGCCTGCGCGGTCTCTTCGTCGAGGCCCGCCGCCGTGGCGACATGACGGCTGCGCGCGCCTTCGCGGACGACGCCGTGCGGCGCTCCCCCTCGCTCGCCTGGGCCAATGACGCGCTGCTCGATTTCCACACCAGCGCCGGAGACTGGCAAGCAGCGCGCACAGCCGTCGAACGCCGCGCCGCCCTGCGCCTCGCCGAAAAGGCGGATGCCAAGCGCCAGCGCGCCGTGCTGCTGGCGGCGGAGGCCCTCGACGCGAAGGGCAGCGAACCGGAGAAGGCCTTGGCCGCCGCCCTGGAAGCGACAAAACTCGCCCCGGGCCTCACTCCGGCAGCTGCCCTTGCAGGGCGTATGCTCGCCGAGCGCGGCGATATCCGAAAGGCCGCCAAGCTGCTCGAAGCCGCCTGGCGCGAGGTGCCGCATCCCGACATCGCCGCCGCTTATCTCGACGTGCGCCCCGGCGACAGCGCGCAGGACCGGCTCGCACGGGCCGAAACGCTCGTAAGGTTCCGTCCGGCCGACCCGGAAGGCGTGCTGGCTCTGGCCGGCGCGGCGATCCATGCCCGTGATTTCGCCAAGGCCCGCCAGGCGCTGAAGCCGCTGCTGGCCGGCGGCGCGTCCGTCCGCGTCTGCCTGCTCATGGCCGAACTCGAAGAGGCCGAACATGGTTCGGCCGGCCGGGTTCGCGAATGGCTCTCGCGCGCCACACGCGCGCCGCGTGACGCGGCCTGGGTCGCGGACGGACTGGTGTCTGACCATTGGCTGCCCGTCTCGCCAATCTCCGGGCGCCTCGATGCCTTCGTCTGGACGGTTCCTCCGGCGACGCTCGGCAGCCAGGCACCGGCAATCGACGATGTGCTGGCCGATCTCGACGATTCCGCGCCGCTGCTGGAAGGGCGTGCCGAGACGATGGCAACCGTCGAGACCGCCGAACCAGTGATCGAGCAGGCAACGCTCGTCGCACCTGAGCCTGCGAAAACCGAGCCGGCGAAGCCTGCGGGGGACGAGAAGCCTGCGACCGAGCCTGTCGCCAAGGTTGAACCGGCCGTCGCGGCCAAGCTCCCAACTCCGGTCATCGAGGCGGCAGCGGCTCCTGCAACCTCAGCCTCGGTCCGCGATCATCGGCCGTCCCCGGTGATCTTCCCGGTATCGCACGCCCCGGACGATCCGGGCCCGGAGGACGTTCAACCCGCCGCGGCCGCCAAGGCAAAATTCCGCCTCTTCGGCTAA